The window AAAAAAAGTTCAGCATCAGATTGAAATTCAGAAAATCATTCATCCTAAAGAATTTTTTAAGTTTTTGTTGGATTTAAATCTTCATTCGTTTTTACTTTCGGCTTTAGATTGCGCGTATTGGGATTTGTTTGGAAAGCTTGAAAATAAAAGCTTTTTAGAATTGAATCAACTTCCAACGGATAATTTAATTGAAAGTTCAATCACGATTTCTATCGGAAATATTGAGAATCAGATCAATAAAATTCAGAAAAGTGAATGGATTCGATTTAAAGTAAAATGCAAAGGTTTAAATAAAAATGATATTGAAAAATTATTAAAATTAAATAAAGATATTGCTTTAGATTCTAATGCAAGTTTTACTGATGAAGATTGTATTTGGCTTCAGAAAAATACTGAGGTTCAAAGATTTTCATATTTAGAGCAACCTCGTTCGATTGACCATTATAAAATATTAAAAAAAGAAGGTTTTGCCAATTGGATGGCAGATGAAGACTGTCAAAATATTGATTCTTTGGAAGAATTAATACCATATTATAAAAGCATCAATATTAAACTGATGAAATGTGGAGGCTTAACCCCTGCTTTAGAAATGATAAAAAAAGCACGAGAATTAAACTATAAAATTATGATTGGCTGCATGACAGAATCCACAGTCGGAATTTCCGCAGGATGTTTGTTAACGGGGCTTGTAGATTTTGCAGATTTAGACGGTGCCAATCTTATATCGAATGATTATGCCACAGGAAATTTTGTAGAAAATGGTAAAATTATTCTATCAGGAAAACCAGGTTTGGGAATTGACCTAAAATGAATTGTGAATGGTCAATTCGCTTTGCTTGTCAATTAATTCTGAAGTCTAA is drawn from Chryseobacterium muglaense and contains these coding sequences:
- a CDS encoding enolase C-terminal domain-like protein — protein: MELKFELKKLQLKETFSIAYGNYNHRDALLIELSHQNCKGYGECVAIDYYQINLQDFVLKLKKVQHQIEIQKIIHPKEFFKFLLDLNLHSFLLSALDCAYWDLFGKLENKSFLELNQLPTDNLIESSITISIGNIENQINKIQKSEWIRFKVKCKGLNKNDIEKLLKLNKDIALDSNASFTDEDCIWLQKNTEVQRFSYLEQPRSIDHYKILKKEGFANWMADEDCQNIDSLEELIPYYKSINIKLMKCGGLTPALEMIKKARELNYKIMIGCMTESTVGISAGCLLTGLVDFADLDGANLISNDYATGNFVENGKIILSGKPGLGIDLK